tatcaaattcattttagtaaccttgcacttaaaaaaaaagaagacgtaATTGAATTAACTTACAGCAACATCATGCCCTGTCCGTGCAGGGATGCCGGAACTAGCCTTCCTGCAAGACAAGCAGCTTTTAGATAGCATCCGTCACGCCCCAAAACAGCTCCCAAAGCAGCAACTCCGGCTGGGATGAAATCCATCAGATTTTGTTCGCTAAACATTTCTGTGACTGCATTAGCAGCAGTAGGTGGTGGAATCGTTGTGACGACTACTCTCGGCACTGCTGCTGTCGTCGATGCTGTCTTCACCGCATCGATCGGTTGGCTCAACTCGGTGGTAGTGACCACAGAAACAGGGTTAGCTGTTGTTGTCACCACTACTTCATCCAGTTctgaaaatcaaatgatttatTACGTAACAATCCTTGCAATAATGATTTAAGAGCGGTTATTTACTGGTGATGGAGACAGGCGTGGTCGGTCCGATGAAGAGACGGGATTCGGGGACCGTGTCTTGCTTCTCCAATTTTCGTGGTTGTTGCGCCATGGGAACTTGTCGTTGTGGTGATGAAGCTGCGACTGTTGGCATTGGCACTGATGGTGACAACGGACTCGGCATAAAAGATAGAGGCCTGCTGTTAGGTCCAGCTTCAGCCGGCATGAATCCCCTGGCTGGAAAACGTGGAATGGATTCTTGCTGACTGGGCCATCCAAAGTTCCAGAGTTGAGGTGCGCAAGAGGCCGGAATGGCCGCCAGAATGACCAGTGTCGTAAGGCAAAGAAATAGTTTTTCAATAGCCATGTCTtgatattgaatttgaaaaatggaatATTAAACTGGCTGGTATGTTCCAGTGGAAAGGATGAATATTGAATGATGCTGTACCTAAGACAAGTCGGTTCTTTTAAACTGATTGTCAATGTCATAGAGCTCAGGACTGGAAATATGCTTTTTGAATTATCACAGATTCGATCAGGATTCGATTAGCCGATTATTGACTGTCATTGATTGAATTTCAGCAGATTTGTTACAACATGTTctgggaattaaaaaaaaaacaggtgtAGATAATGTCTTATGAAccttaatatttcattttaatta
Above is a genomic segment from Daphnia pulicaria isolate SC F1-1A chromosome 8, SC_F0-13Bv2, whole genome shotgun sequence containing:
- the LOC124311368 gene encoding uncharacterized protein LOC124311368 — encoded protein: MAIEKLFLCLTTLVILAAIPASCAPQLWNFGWPSQQESIPRFPARGFMPAEAGPNSRPLSFMPSPLSPSVPMPTVAASSPQRQVPMAQQPRKLEKQDTVPESRLFIGPTTPVSITKLDEVVVTTTANPVSVVTTTELSQPIDAVKTASTTAAVPRVVVTTIPPPTAANAVTEMFSEQNLMDFIPAGVAALGAVLGRDGCYLKAACLAGRLVPASLHGQGMMLLAAESMVPTQWKEVFRAAKSSMMDRKSQDCSKFTCF